The Lolium perenne isolate Kyuss_39 chromosome 6, Kyuss_2.0, whole genome shotgun sequence genome segment ccgttggatgaaaagGAAATGGATCTGGCGCCCTACGCGTGTCGACAGGGGTATAATTGTCTTTTCACTTCGAATTAACTGGACAGGCGTTACAGCACGCGTGCCGGAAATTGCGGAGGacgtgtgatggcgtgtaacacacacgttcgttgggaaccccaagaggaaggtatgatgcacacagtagcaagtttttcctcagaaagaaaccaaggtttatcgaaccaggaggagccaagaagcacgttgaaggttgatggcggcgagatgtagtgcggcgcaacaccagggattccggcgccaacgtggaacctgcacaacacaaccaaagtactttgccccaacgaaacagtgaggatgtcaatctcaccggcttgctgtaacaaaggattagatgtatagtgtggatgatgattgtttgcagaaaatagtaaagaacaaatattgcagtagattgtattcgatgtaaagaataggaccggggtccacagttcactagaggtgtctctcccataagataaatagcatgttgggtgaacaaattacagtcgggcaattgacaaatagagagggcatgacaatgcacatacatgatatgataagtatagtgagatttaattgggcattacgacaaagtacatagaccgctatccagcatgcatctatgcctaaaaagtccaccttcaaagttatcatccgaaccccttccgtattaagttgcaaacaacagacaattgcattaagtatggtgcgtaatgtaatcaataactacatccctggacatagcatcaatgttttatccctagtggcaacagcacatccacaaccatagaactttctcacactgtcctgcatttaatggaggcatgaacccactatcgagcataaatactccctcttggagttaagagcaaaaacttggccagagcctctactaataacggagagcatgcaagatcataaacaacacataggtaatagattgataataaacataacatagtattctctatccatcggatcccgacaaacacaacatatagcattacagatagatgatcttgatcatgttaggcagctcacaagatccaacaatgaagcacataaggagaagacgaccatcttgcTAATGGTATGGACCCATTGtccagggtgaactactcactcatctatcctgaggcgatcatggcggtgaagagtcctccgggagatgatttcctcctccggcagtggtgccggaggcgatctcccgaatcccccgagatgggattggcggcggcgcgtctcgcaaggttttccggATCGTGGCTCTCATgcatcggggtttcgcgacggaggctttaagtaggcggaagggcaggtcaggaggcgtcacgggggccccacacaacagggccgcgcgggccctatgctggccgcgccgccctgttgtggcggcgcctcgtggccccacttcgtgactccttcggtcttctggaagcttcgtgtaaaaataggcccctgggcgttgatttcgtccaattccgagaatatttccttcgtaggatttctgaaaccaaaaacagcagaaaacagcaactggctcttcggcatctcgttaataggttagtgccggaaaatacataaatatgacataaagtatgcataaaacatgtagatatcatcaataatgtggcatgggacataagaaattatcgatacgtcggagacgtatcaacgtgtATCCCCCAGTTGCGCAACGTGTCAACGGCGCAGAGTTTTGGGCCCACAGATCAGAGAAATGGCAGAATTCTTGCCTTCCCAATACAAAGTTCGTGGCCATCGTCAGCCATGACGTCGCCATACGGAAAATATCGACTGGCCTTCTTTGGAAAAAATAGCGACAGGGAAATGTCGATGGTCCAAACAAAATAACTtcaggagcctttgatcaaatacaagtatttgttcaaatgctcgggggctactcttatcaggagtatcattcgtacttctgataagaggataATATGAAGGACAGAAATATATGGTTGTTCAAAGAAGACGAAAGtagagcctacagccaagtataaatactcgactgtagcctcggggactactcccatcgggagcgctggtcgcgcacccgataagttAAAGGTGGAACAGAAGTCGTGCTTTTAAAATATAGAGGGAAGCAACAATACAATTTGAGCATACAACCTAGTATAAATactcggctgtagcctcgggggctactcccatcgggagcgctggtcgcgcacccgatagaatatGCAGAGGAAAAGATTGGCAGACAAAATACATGGAGAATGATTGTCGTCATACACCTTCGAGTTACATATAACTCGTcgtgtactcccatcgggagaatcaAGATATTATCATTATATGACTCGACAAAAttggctattccaacagccggtaaaggtactcgacaatatattcctaGAGCGCGTCTGCCGCGATAAAACCTCTAGATGTCGTAAAactttacgaaggtaagaccccgggttctgtcctgtgtggcgtggtatcgcacccgaatgcgctctgctacttttttccgtatcaacatatGCGAAGAAAATATtcccagcggacgcgctgtggattttataaatatgactgggattcGATTCATGATTAAGTCGTGAAGCGGCACATGACGAATTACGCTAGTATTCCGGGGTCATGTCCAtggacttgaccttgaagtaggtttttgcgggtttcccacaagagcagttaactggtacctgatccgttagatgaaccagccccatctacCATTATTCATGTACAAGATATATATCTCGAATAAATTGTTTATAAATAACTTGAAGAATTTATGGATGAATTTtatgatggagattttactcgactctacgattcaagcaaaatctcggaggctactgacataggcatcccggatgggcctaccgaagatggtacccggggtttactgaaggcccacgaccctaaGTTCATAAAGCCCGGAAGCCCACTAAAGCATCGACTATGGTAAatagagatagattaggaataaagagaCTTGTAACTTCACGGAACGAATTCAAAGAGTCTCCCAGCGTTttgtaacttgtgtaatacgaaatcctcggctccacctcctatataaggcgaagtcgagggacaaagaaaggatcgatcttATTATCAATACAACCCTAGCTTTTAGCAGTCGAGCactttttcggctgaaaccttcgagatctacttgccctctacttccgcgaaacacaagtctacaacttgtagacattgacaagttaatccattGTCAGTTTAAGACACTACGAGGTTGTTGGAGATGAACGCCGCAAGGTTACGCCAGGTGGTTTCCAAGGATGCTATGCTCCATTGATTTTATGCACTCCAAGTGGAAGAACTGCCACATGGCATGGCACAAACGTTTCACGTGCCATGCCAAGGATCTAACCGTTATACTTGAGGCTGTTGCAgatctagatacatgatttggcaTGCACATTTCGGTATGCTTGGATCTTGCAATGATATAAATGTGCTCAAGTAATCACCTCTTTTTGCAAACTTAGCCATGGGAGAATCATTGAAGGTGAAGTTTGAGCTCAATAGACATAAGTACAACAAGGACTACTATCTTATCAATGGAATATACCCATAGTGGACAATCAAACCCATTCGGGAACACCAAGGTAAGAAACAATCTCATTTTCATAGTGCTGAGTCTGCTGCCAGAAAAGACGTGGATATGGCATTTGAGATTTTGCAATCCCAGTTAGCTACTGTGCGTAGTCCAACTACTGTGCGTAGTCCAACTCAATTTTGGGATCAAAAAGTAGTAGGGGAGGATCATGATGGCTCTTGTGAGATTGCACAGTATGGTCATCGAGCATgagagcatcttcagtcgcgtcccccCAAACAGTTCCCCAAAACGGTGCcgaattgagcgtttgggggatgtgTTTCGTTCGTCCCGTGTTTAGGGGACGTcgctctccagccgcgtcccccaaatgctGCCCCAATAAttaattttttgtttgttttttttttgtttttttatttcaataaagagaagaaatatttcacaaactaatacataattgggaacatggtttacacgaagacataatttggaacatggttttacacaaactaatacatagtttgaaccatggttgacacaaatataaaacattgtaaaataactaaacctaactaggcaggGCATCGAAGGTTACGTGTGTTCGCTACCAAGAAAGAaccctcgagggcacacccagtcacccaaactggaaaatccagctggtgaggctgcccctgttggttcttctgaggaagaacaaccagaaaTCTCCGTGCATATTTTcgttgcgaagaaacaacactcgtcagtcgtcgtcctcctcggcgctgTCGCCACGGTAGTGTCGGCGGCATCGCgtatcgtcgaacaccttgacgctcatgtccctgtcgccaaagtaggagaacacgatcacgaagccggcttggagacggtggtagcgcgcgaacctatctcagccgatgtggaggtacatcttgccgtgcgcgtcgtagatcacgtcgacgatccaccggcagtagccgcagacagcctcccgcagatgcaacgAGCCTGGGCACCCATCTtcggcgacgaagtcggcgaaggtgtCCGGCAACCTCTGGATGGCTTGTGGGTCAcccttgaggacgacgacgaactcGATCAGCACGGGCCCCTCCTCGTCCTGCATGTCTGACGATGCAGACGACGGCGTCGCAGGCGACgacgagcgtgcagctctgcgCAGCCACGACCACGGCTGCGAGCTTGGCCTGCGCCTCTACCAaccatggcgtcgactcttgagatggtggcggctagggttggggagagaggcgctagggtttgtgtgtgagagggacgatgagaggcggccctttttataggctggagggaggcgggggagcggtggcgctcattaacgccggcacgcagagctaagcGCGACGAGACGATTCGCTGCGCCTCTgcaggaactgcaccgtcgctgcgcgccaataacttccgtcgcgaggtaggcgacggttaggttaaaattcaatGTGTCGCTAACGCGTCGGTCCCTCCACtcaccgcctcgcttttcggtgtgtctggcgtctccggagcgtcccctgtgtagcggggacggactcagggtatcgggccgcgccggacgaaAAACGAGCTTGAAGAACGAGCTAGGAACATTTTTTTGTCCGACGCATCCCAAAATAGTAGGGGAGGATCATGATGGCTCTTGTCATACTGCACAGTATGGTCATCGAGAATGAGTAGCGTGACAAGGACTTAGACCATCGTTATGATTTCATTGATTCGAGAGAAGACCGAATCAAGCACGTCCTCAAATACTCATCAGCAACTTAAAAGAAGATTTGGTTGAGGAGGAGTGGAAATGGAGTGGTCAACAACACACTTAAAaaaacgttgaccaacgggggaatgatccctcccttggctatacgttgttagATAGGATGAGACTTTCCCGGTTTATTCGCTCCTGCAGCGAAATTATCGTGCATGGGGcaatcgaacccgggtgggctggctgcgcactcgcttgccttgccactgagcCGAACTCAGTTCTCACACTTGATTTGCCATGTTTCCTGTTTCGGTTTATATaaattttgtgatttgcttcgttGAAACTACTCGTTTCATCGATGGACATTTTGATGTAATAATTATGTACTACCTATTTCTTATTTTTGGGATTCAATTTACTTAATTTAAATTTATTATCGAGTAGGGTGATTAGACTACATATATATGCACAAAAGAAGTAAGGCTAGCAAgcagtttttttttaaaaaaaattgctTAACAGTATTTCTGTTCTTTCTATACCAAGTTTAGCAATTTAAAATATAGCAATGATATTGAAGATGCTCTAGGGACCATCTGTGAGAAAGAGGACTGCAATTTCTCTGAGACACAGATTAGCAGGTTTTCCTAGAAGCAGATTATGTCTGAATAAAAAGTTGCCAACATTTCCTGCACGACTGGATCGTTTGCGTGCGCCGGTCGCCGGTCGCAGCACCTGACAGGGCCAATTACCGATATCCAGTTCGTGCGATCTTTCCGCCCTGATTCAACGGAAACGCAGAGCAGGGAAAGGCTGCAACTGCGGCAACTTCCGCTCCGCTTTCCGCAAACGTGGGCAGGCCGCCGTGAAGTCGCCGCCGCTTCCTCCAGCTCACTCTTCCAAGCTCCAAAAGTCGCCGCAACTCTGACCCGAGACCTCGCCGCGTCCGCCCATTTCAACTCGCAATCCCAGCCAGCCTCCATcgcccgcgccgccggcagctccGCCCGGCCCCTAAATCCCATCGGCGGCACCGCTAGATGCGAGAGTGATCGCCTCGCGCGCGTCGCCCCCGAGGCCCGCCGGCGTGATCGATGGGCAACACGTGCGGCGCCACCCTTAGATCCCAGTACTTCTCCAGCTTCCGCGGCGCGTCGCAGCGCCGCGACCCGGAGTACGCGctcgtcgccaccgccgccgccgccgccgatgccgACTCGCCGGCGGGCAAGCGGCCCTCGCGCCCGGCGCCGGCGGCGGATGCGGCCGCCCCGCCTCCCGCTACCGGCATGCGCCGGGGCTCCCTCGCCCCCGCGGAGCTGACGGCCAACGTGCTCGGCCACCCGACCCCGAGCCTCCACGACCACTACCTGCTCGGCCGCAAGCTCGGGCAGGGCCAGTTCGGCACCACCTACCTCTGCACGGACCGCGCCACGGGGGCGGACTACGCCTGCAAGTCCATCGGCAAGCGCAAGCTCATCACCAGGGAGGACGTCGAGGACGTGCGCCGCGAGATCCAGATCATGCAccacctcgccggccaccagaacGTCGTCGCCATCAAGGGCGCCTACGAGGACCAGGTCTACGTCCACATTGTCATGGAGCTCTGCGCGGGCGGCGAGCTCTTCGACCGCATCATACAGCGGGGCCATTACAGCGAGCGCAAGGCGGCCGACCTCACGCGCATCGTTGTAGGAGTTGTCGAGGCCTGCCACTCGCTCGGGGTCATGCATAGGGATCTCAAGCCTGAGAACTTCCTACTGGCGAACAAGGATGACGACATGTCGCTCAAGGCCATCGATTTTGGCCTTTCCGTCTTCTTTAAGCCTGGTCAGTCACTTCAGGCTTCAGTGTTAATGTTCAGTGTTTTCTTCAGCTTTTAATGTGGCTTTCAGAAGCAACCAATAGAATGTGTCCCTGCTTTCTCTGACCTACCAGTTCACTTTATTAGGCTGTTGTTGCTGTATTCCGTTAAGTATAATGTACATGTTATGGACCAGTTCTTGTACTCATTTGATTCATAATAATCTTATGACCAATTCCTTTTTGTTGTTTTATTACTTTGTAGGCCAAGTTTTCACTGATGTTGTTGGAAGTCCTTACTACGTTGCTCCAGAGGTGCTGCGCAAACGTTATGGGCCTGAAGCTGATGTATGGACTGCTGGTGTAATTCTTTACATACTGTTGAGTGGTGTACCACCATTTTGGGCAGGTACAGCGTTATGCTCCACATTTCTTAACTTTGATTGATTTTGGAAAATCGTTGCTAACTTTTCACTACTGCCCTGTTCTGATTTTACTGAATGTATTTGTTGCAGAGACACAACAAGGAATTTTCGACGCAGTGTTAAAAGGCGAAATTGATTTTGACTGTGATCCCTGGTCTGTGATTTCTGACAGTGCGAAGGATCTTATAACAAGAATGTTGAATCCTCATCCAGCAGAACGCCTAACAGCACACCAAGTTTTATGTTAGTTACTTTCACCAATACTCGAGCTATTTTTTCTCCTCCATTAGTTCAGGTGTGCTTGGCTGAATAAATTTTTCTGATGCTTCTCCTAGGTGGTGCAAATAGAAGTATGCTGTAACTGCAATGAAtgcttttactttattttcttGTAATGCCTTGATACAGAAATATCTGCACAAGCACAACATTGCTCTTATTCTTAAGAAATAAGATTAGTTTGAGAGGATTGATTTCTCCTGCCAACTCATGAAAGCCTAAATTTCTAGAAATCTTTCATTTGGGATTTTTATTGTTATACCTGGATGTGAATTTGTGATTGTTCTCAGATACGCACCAATCAGCTCATGTTTGTTCAAAAGGGAAAAGGAAACACTGTAGAACcataaaaaatatatttataaCAGTTTAAGAAATATCTGTACAGTACAACACATTTACAAGTTTAAATCATATATAAAAGAATCATTTTCTTGTTCAGGTCACCCTTGGATTTGTGATCATGGAGTTGCTCCTGATCGGCCACTGGATCCAGCTGTCCTTTCTCGCATTAAGCAGTTCTCAGCAATGAATAAGTTGAAGAGGATGGCTTTGCGAGTTAGTACCTTCAGCCTTTTCTGTCGTTATTTTACCGTTGTCATAGTAAATTATCATGCACACGATGAAATTATGTCCATCTGCTTCTACTCGCTATAATGTTCATTGCTTCTTCTCACCCTGTGTTACTTTTATCATTATAATTGCCATTTGTAGACTAGCCTTTCTACTGCATTACATGGCAAAAACTTCTGATTACTCTTCTTAACATGATTAAATTTTTGTGGAATTCAATTGGATCCCCTTGTTTATAGTTGTTATAATTTTTTTCTGAGATAATTGGTAAATTGATGTTACCCCCAAATTACCAGTCTCTCCGGTATTTACTTCTTATTCTATAGTACAGTTAGTTATCTGCTGTGCAACTCTTAATTCACTCCATTTTATTGTCTTATGGGGAAGTTTACTTAGTGTAGTATTAATAGAGGATTTGTGTTTATTCTTCCAGGTAATTGCTGAGAGCCTTTCAGAGGAGGAGATTGCAGGATTAAAAGAAATGTTTGAGGCAATGGACACCGACCACAGCGGTGCAATTACATACGATGAGCTGAAAGAAGGCATGAGAAAATATGGTTCAACACTAAAAGATACTGAGATTCGTGATCTTATGGAAGCGGTAAGTTGGACTTGTTGCTATCCTAGGTCCCTTTCCTGTTTGTTTTTAGTTCTTCTATGGGTCATCTTATGTGTACCTTTGTGGGGCATCTCTAGCTTGTGAATATGAAAGGCCCTTAATATTTGCCCACTTGGTTCCTGCATATTCACATCTCATCCTAATTTTGGACCTGTCAGCTGAATAGGAATTAGGAAACATGCAATGCCGTTCTGCTTCCCCAGTTTTACGATAGTTTGCACCTTTAGAAAACTAGTATCAGCTTGAATGAATTGAATGTAAGAGTCTTTGTTGAcacaaaactaattcatttaactaGTTCCAGAATTTTGAAGTTGACCATACTTTTCTTATTTTATGTCTACTCTGTCTTGTGAACTTCCAATCCATATGGGAACCTTATATATGTTTCAGGCATTTTACAGCAAAAACTTATTTTTCTTTGAAACCTATTTTTTCCCGAACAAACATGTGCTTATGTGCCTGTGAATGGCTCGTCTTTAGTCCAATTTTGTCTCAGTGGTGGCTCGACCCCAAATCTTTCCGGAAGACCGCTTTTTTCTTCAGATGTTACACATTATTATGCTCTGGAAATTTTAGGTACTGAAACCACAGGTCCTAGCTCCTGGCACTACCACTGTTCTGTAAACCAAATAACCAATTTACCGTCTCTCTTTTATACTGAGTAGGGTTTTAGAATCATTCCTAAAAGGAGTAACCTACATTAACCTTACATGTTCTTTTGGTTTCATTTGATCAACTTCAGGCGGATGTGGACAATAGTGGAACCATTGATTATATAGAATTTATTGCTGCTACATTGCATCTCAATAAGCTAGAGCGCGAGGAACATCTAGTGGCGGCCTTTTCTTATTTTGACAAGGATGGTAGTGGTTACATTACAGtggatgaactccagcaagcttgCAAAGAGCATAACATGCCAGATGCTTTTCTTGATGATGTCATAATAGAAGCTGACCAGGATAATGTAAGTAAATTTATGCTTGTAGTAGGCTTCAGTGAGCTCTTTATTTTAAACATCTCATGTACATGTGCGAATATACTATGGATGAGCATAATTTCATGGGAAATGGTCATTTCGCGAGTTGTACATAAACAGTTTTTGTTTTCAAAACGGAGTTGCATGCAAACAATGAAAATGTGACGATCTATAATTATAAATAGTGCATCTACTGTTCCCTATTTTAGATGAACGTTTTTTTGTGCAGGCCATGTTTGAAAATATGTTGTTCCCTTGAACTTTAGCGGGCTTATAGTGCATTCGAACATGCACATATTAACTTTTTTTTGTCTTATAAATTATTGGGTTGAGTGTGTGCTTtttgtatgtgtgtgtgtgtgtgtggcccAAAGGCCGCTACATTTGGGCCACACATAGTGTATTCGCACTATGTACAGATGTAGTCATACCTGTAGCTATCAAGCAAGAATAGAGACTTCTAGAAATTCCTCCTCGAAAGAACACATAAGTTCTTTTTGAGTTTAAAAGCTTACTGGAGCTCA includes the following:
- the LOC127306634 gene encoding calcium-dependent protein kinase 5, which produces MGNTCGATLRSQYFSSFRGASQRRDPEYALVATAAAAADADSPAGKRPSRPAPAADAAAPPPATGMRRGSLAPAELTANVLGHPTPSLHDHYLLGRKLGQGQFGTTYLCTDRATGADYACKSIGKRKLITREDVEDVRREIQIMHHLAGHQNVVAIKGAYEDQVYVHIVMELCAGGELFDRIIQRGHYSERKAADLTRIVVGVVEACHSLGVMHRDLKPENFLLANKDDDMSLKAIDFGLSVFFKPGQVFTDVVGSPYYVAPEVLRKRYGPEADVWTAGVILYILLSGVPPFWAETQQGIFDAVLKGEIDFDCDPWSVISDSAKDLITRMLNPHPAERLTAHQVLCHPWICDHGVAPDRPLDPAVLSRIKQFSAMNKLKRMALRVIAESLSEEEIAGLKEMFEAMDTDHSGAITYDELKEGMRKYGSTLKDTEIRDLMEAADVDNSGTIDYIEFIAATLHLNKLEREEHLVAAFSYFDKDGSGYITVDELQQACKEHNMPDAFLDDVIIEADQDNDGRIDYGEFVAMMTKGNMGVGRRTMRNSLNISMTA